In Kitasatospora sp. NBC_00240, the following are encoded in one genomic region:
- a CDS encoding trypsin-like peptidase domain-containing protein — MRHGPDGVLDRVVMVAQRDRTTGQAKFLASGFLLTSSLAISVGHAFEQSDRYAYEIRLAATATRKDRDCRPNAVELVVCHQDPSLDLALLVLSDDQDDLAPVRLGVLPVQLGTVQFTAVGFPDFALDRNVPTTRQINGDVLLGSFLGRAGMELSLSSPPPEASSDEHRVSSPWTGFSGAGVLAHDDVLIGVCSSHHVLGGTASLTATGFEGLPRDPKFVRYLRAHGVDPDPVPVTKPEGADTHLREIHTHHEVIRGLHGRRTHLTEGQLSFISPGSSHEADPQNLLRHLSAADPRGVLLVGPAGVGKTRTCFEVAEAAHRADWQVFHVEANNSVTVEDLSRVVLSGDRSRVLLVLDHLDACPQLDLRVLVNGFLPEAKRLGVHVAALASIRPGARRRLHQRGAGLFFDEVFLRQDDNYQTTVITHILHEVAPRSLQRWGATELARACGRRPVTALLIADALERRLTAGRPAPDLTRVRPGELIGWIREGIWQDALAPVNTVEATNPLATTVPDLAHIAFATAVSICPQPRQAVEDAVDALLAARPSADPAITGGRHVVDTLLSLGWMDESEGELHVVHDIVTDELVLHSMLPPPGWSVHDASAEALLDATSRRSRSFVLIADHLRRLATDLEGQGPGDRSGALERFCRNWVTRNATTLGKLLEHAGKNGEHALLTMVLNSPWKSATLEVWDDLVRPWLVRAERDHAARHFLDTALSDPQNLPQPLVSASLSWLSRRAEQTDADHVIRALLDRSDLSSGQEQLAVDYALNWVREHASWRAAPLILGQLLKRDHDAHRVEQVMKCVFDWLSPRRLPESSAAVLRRLLEHDDLAVEYRRAAVDRTFTWFTNHRDASAAAAAASLLGALLSCHSLTALEEHSALELAFDWLSVNHSAVPTAGVVLRAVLEACQLTAEQAQRTARYVEAWSTLHPSSVHRSNVLRALLASEASGKGVKLLKRLAGDLTEPSAAAALQRLLEHDLTPEEARPIISRAFQWLTLNETATDRQLVLQAMLWRQELVGEQLANVADLTMVELRARPAQPSLIGMLLSRRTGLRPDQAQFGIELALEECTRYTTFHYQRPFLCPLLRRSDLTPEQASRAITLGLERLSTNSSNKTREILCALLERQDLSSAQLSQLLAHTARWLTTRGASPRSSFVLLHLLQRNDLPSEVEEDALRRARESLLTHPDALPAPRLRAQLVRRGSDSS; from the coding sequence TCGTGTTGTCTGACGACCAGGATGACCTAGCGCCAGTTCGTCTCGGTGTCCTGCCCGTCCAGCTCGGCACCGTCCAGTTCACGGCTGTCGGCTTCCCGGACTTCGCTCTCGACCGGAACGTGCCAACAACCCGGCAGATCAATGGCGATGTGCTACTCGGCTCGTTCCTCGGCAGGGCAGGGATGGAACTCTCGCTGAGCTCTCCGCCTCCCGAGGCATCTTCCGACGAGCACCGCGTTAGCTCGCCGTGGACGGGCTTCTCCGGCGCCGGAGTACTCGCTCATGACGACGTACTGATCGGCGTGTGCAGCAGCCACCACGTCCTCGGGGGCACGGCAAGTCTGACGGCGACGGGATTTGAAGGTCTGCCCCGCGATCCCAAGTTCGTCCGTTACCTCCGCGCCCACGGTGTCGATCCAGATCCTGTTCCGGTGACCAAACCCGAGGGCGCGGACACGCACCTGCGGGAGATCCACACCCACCACGAGGTCATCCGCGGACTCCATGGCCGACGGACTCACCTTACGGAGGGCCAGCTCTCGTTCATCAGCCCTGGCTCCTCCCACGAAGCCGATCCGCAGAACCTGCTCCGCCACCTCTCCGCCGCAGACCCACGCGGTGTCCTTCTTGTCGGACCGGCTGGCGTGGGAAAGACCCGGACCTGTTTCGAAGTCGCGGAGGCCGCCCATCGAGCCGACTGGCAGGTCTTCCACGTTGAGGCGAACAACTCCGTGACAGTGGAGGACCTCTCACGGGTCGTGCTCAGCGGCGATCGGTCCCGGGTTCTGCTCGTGCTTGACCACCTCGACGCCTGCCCGCAGCTGGACCTGCGAGTGCTCGTCAACGGCTTCCTGCCGGAGGCCAAACGGCTCGGTGTCCATGTGGCAGCGCTCGCATCGATACGTCCGGGTGCCCGCCGCAGGCTCCACCAACGTGGTGCAGGACTCTTCTTCGACGAGGTGTTCCTGCGTCAGGACGATAACTATCAGACCACGGTGATCACGCACATCCTGCATGAAGTCGCTCCGAGATCGCTGCAGCGATGGGGAGCGACGGAACTCGCGCGGGCGTGCGGGCGTCGCCCGGTCACCGCCCTACTCATCGCTGACGCGCTCGAGCGCCGACTCACAGCTGGCCGCCCTGCCCCGGACCTGACGCGGGTCCGCCCTGGAGAGCTGATCGGCTGGATCAGGGAGGGAATCTGGCAGGACGCATTGGCACCCGTCAACACGGTAGAAGCAACCAACCCACTGGCCACCACGGTTCCGGACCTCGCACACATAGCCTTCGCGACCGCCGTCAGTATCTGCCCGCAGCCTCGCCAGGCCGTGGAGGACGCGGTCGACGCACTGCTCGCCGCCCGTCCCTCCGCCGATCCAGCGATCACGGGCGGACGACACGTCGTCGATACCCTTCTCTCGCTGGGGTGGATGGACGAGTCCGAGGGAGAGCTCCATGTTGTTCACGACATCGTGACCGACGAGTTGGTGCTCCATTCCATGCTGCCGCCACCAGGCTGGAGCGTCCACGACGCATCAGCTGAGGCCCTTCTCGACGCCACGTCTCGACGGTCCCGCTCATTCGTCCTAATCGCCGACCACCTGCGACGGTTGGCCACTGACCTGGAAGGACAGGGGCCGGGTGACCGGTCCGGCGCCCTCGAGCGGTTTTGTCGGAACTGGGTCACCCGAAACGCGACGACGCTGGGGAAGCTACTGGAGCACGCAGGCAAGAACGGTGAGCATGCCCTGCTCACCATGGTGCTCAACTCGCCCTGGAAGTCCGCGACTCTGGAGGTCTGGGACGATCTGGTCCGACCCTGGCTGGTCCGGGCCGAGCGTGACCACGCTGCAAGGCATTTCCTGGACACGGCCCTCAGTGACCCGCAGAACTTGCCGCAGCCACTCGTCTCAGCCTCACTGTCCTGGCTGTCCCGACGAGCTGAGCAGACTGATGCCGACCATGTCATCAGGGCGCTGCTGGACCGAAGTGATCTCTCGTCCGGCCAGGAACAGCTGGCTGTGGACTACGCCCTCAACTGGGTTCGTGAGCACGCCAGCTGGCGCGCCGCTCCTCTGATACTCGGGCAGTTGCTGAAGCGAGACCACGACGCACACCGAGTGGAACAGGTGATGAAGTGCGTGTTCGACTGGCTTAGTCCGCGCCGCTTGCCTGAATCGAGCGCTGCCGTCCTACGCCGCCTTCTGGAGCACGATGACCTGGCAGTCGAATATCGAAGGGCAGCCGTCGATCGTACCTTTACTTGGTTCACCAATCATCGCGATGCCAGCGCCGCCGCCGCCGCCGCATCACTCCTGGGCGCGCTCCTGAGTTGTCACAGCCTAACGGCGCTCGAAGAACACTCTGCGCTCGAACTCGCCTTCGACTGGCTTTCAGTGAACCACTCTGCCGTGCCCACCGCCGGTGTTGTGCTGCGCGCTGTGCTCGAGGCGTGCCAGCTCACGGCCGAGCAGGCACAGAGGACGGCCCGATATGTCGAGGCCTGGAGCACACTTCATCCGTCTAGCGTCCACCGGAGCAACGTTCTGCGTGCCCTACTGGCCAGCGAGGCTTCCGGCAAAGGCGTCAAGCTGCTGAAGCGGTTGGCCGGCGATCTCACCGAGCCATCGGCGGCTGCTGCGCTGCAACGGCTACTCGAACACGATCTGACGCCTGAAGAAGCCCGTCCCATCATCTCGCGGGCTTTCCAGTGGCTGACGCTGAACGAGACGGCTACTGACCGCCAACTCGTCCTCCAAGCAATGCTATGGCGGCAGGAATTGGTCGGAGAGCAGCTGGCCAACGTCGCTGATCTCACAATGGTGGAGCTTCGAGCCCGTCCCGCCCAGCCTTCGCTCATCGGCATGCTACTCAGTCGTCGAACAGGACTCCGGCCCGACCAGGCCCAGTTCGGGATCGAGCTCGCCCTCGAAGAATGCACTAGGTATACAACGTTCCATTATCAAAGACCTTTTCTATGCCCGCTCTTGAGGCGATCGGACCTGACTCCCGAACAAGCCTCGCGAGCGATCACGCTAGGGCTGGAGCGACTTTCGACCAACTCCAGCAACAAGACGCGAGAGATCCTCTGTGCACTCCTGGAACGGCAGGACCTCTCATCGGCCCAGCTGTCCCAACTTTTGGCGCACACGGCACGATGGCTGACTACGCGCGGCGCCTCTCCAAGGTCCTCCTTCGTCCTGCTTCACCTTCTGCAACGTAATGACCTACCCAGCGAGGTCGAAGAGGACGCTCTTCGCCGCGCACGAGAATCGCTCCTGACGCACCCGGATGCGCTGCCAGCACCCCGCCTGCGCGCACAGCTGGTTAGGCGCGGCTCCGACAGCTCCTGA
- the dcd gene encoding dCTP deaminase has product MLLSDKDIRTEIDKGRVVIDPFDPSMVQPSSIDVRLDRFFRVFENHRYPHIDPSEEQPDLTRLVEPEGDEAFILHPGEFVLASTYEVISLPDDVASRLEGKSSLGRLGLLTHSTAGFIDPGFSGHVTLELSNVATLPIKLYPGMKIGQLCLFRLSSPSEHPYGSARYGSRYQGQRGPTASRSHLNFHRSQV; this is encoded by the coding sequence GTGCTGCTCTCTGACAAGGACATTCGAACCGAGATCGACAAGGGTCGGGTCGTCATCGACCCCTTCGACCCTTCGATGGTCCAGCCCTCCAGCATCGACGTCCGGCTGGATCGTTTCTTCCGGGTGTTCGAGAACCACCGCTACCCGCACATCGACCCCTCCGAGGAGCAGCCGGACCTGACCCGGCTGGTCGAGCCGGAGGGTGACGAGGCGTTCATCCTGCACCCGGGTGAGTTCGTGCTGGCGTCGACGTACGAGGTCATCTCGCTGCCGGACGACGTCGCCTCCCGGCTGGAGGGCAAGTCGAGCCTCGGCCGGCTCGGGCTGCTGACGCACTCCACGGCGGGCTTCATCGACCCCGGGTTCAGCGGGCACGTCACGCTGGAGCTCTCGAACGTGGCGACGCTGCCGATCAAGCTGTACCCGGGCATGAAGATCGGGCAGCTGTGCCTGTTCCGGCTCTCCTCGCCGTCCGAGCACCCGTACGGCTCCGCGCGGTACGGCTCGCGCTACCAGGGCCAGCGCGGCCCGACGGCCTCGCGCTCGCACCTGAACTTCCACCGCAGCCAGGTCTGA
- a CDS encoding metal-dependent hydrolase encodes MTLPTTHVSFPAGAVTGESPVLAVQPLADGRYAVVTAATPFHPLDHTWPDQPADTGTLTVDGVERPVVDCLTGALGPDGGDLLAGADIPVRRGDEQWSWLVLHVLTDDPGDIVGRPASLAVDAGRRAALSASHSGCHLLALALNAALAPRWRKDPGRADAFGNADFDSLAMASSVMDTEASTDTYRLGKSLKKKGFTAEATDELPALAEALPAVTEAVNDLLATWVAADAPVRIETPGPELTARRQWHCELPAGPAQIFCGGTHLHHLGELAELRTELRLSEDGSELTAVTRPKRA; translated from the coding sequence ATGACCCTCCCCACCACGCACGTCAGCTTCCCGGCCGGGGCGGTGACCGGCGAATCACCCGTCCTGGCCGTCCAGCCGCTGGCCGACGGGCGGTACGCCGTCGTCACCGCCGCGACGCCGTTCCACCCGCTCGACCACACCTGGCCGGACCAGCCCGCCGACACCGGGACGCTGACGGTCGACGGCGTCGAGCGGCCCGTCGTGGACTGCCTGACCGGCGCCCTCGGCCCGGACGGCGGCGACCTGCTGGCCGGCGCGGACATCCCGGTCCGACGCGGCGACGAGCAGTGGTCCTGGCTGGTCCTGCACGTGCTCACCGACGACCCGGGCGATATCGTCGGCCGCCCGGCCTCACTGGCCGTCGACGCGGGCCGCAGGGCCGCCCTCAGCGCCTCGCACAGCGGCTGCCACCTGCTCGCCCTGGCTCTCAACGCCGCTCTCGCCCCGCGCTGGCGCAAGGACCCGGGCCGCGCCGACGCCTTCGGCAACGCCGACTTCGACAGCCTGGCGATGGCCTCCTCGGTGATGGACACGGAGGCCAGCACCGACACCTACCGCCTCGGCAAGTCGCTCAAGAAGAAGGGCTTCACGGCCGAGGCCACCGACGAGCTGCCCGCCCTCGCCGAGGCCCTGCCCGCCGTCACCGAAGCCGTCAACGACCTGCTCGCCACCTGGGTCGCCGCCGACGCGCCGGTGCGGATCGAGACCCCCGGCCCCGAGCTGACCGCCCGCCGCCAGTGGCACTGCGAGCTGCCGGCCGGCCCGGCGCAGATCTTCTGCGGAGGCACCCACCTGCACCACCTGGGGGAGCTCGCCGAGCTCCGCACCGAACTGCGGCTCTCCGAGGACGGCAGCGAACTGACCGCCGTCACCCGCCCGAAGCGCGCCTGA
- a CDS encoding Yip1 family protein, with the protein MAGNQYDNGQGADPRRWTAPPGGHPQQQYGQADGPEYFTAPQGRGPAAGPDGYDPYGADQPGHTRAFPVGDGDPYPGGPDGPPQGYPQPYPPEYRQDGYGPQGYDRQGYGPEYGQDNVAVYRAGGQSAPRVAGPRPRWRELLTGLYRSPSATFDRARDHQVWLPALCVSLLYGVLAVLGLGLTRNDVLDSTFTVALTALAASGVVFTLAGGMLGAVTYALARQFGGDGPWRSTVGLAVLIGWTSDAPRLLLALFLPADNLVVQVVGWLTWLLCAGLLTAMVRRIHDLPWGKAAGAASLQLLALLVLIKLPTLG; encoded by the coding sequence GTGGCTGGCAATCAATACGACAACGGTCAGGGCGCCGATCCCCGCAGGTGGACAGCGCCCCCCGGGGGGCACCCGCAGCAGCAGTACGGGCAGGCGGACGGACCCGAGTACTTCACCGCGCCGCAGGGCCGAGGCCCCGCGGCCGGCCCCGACGGCTACGACCCGTACGGCGCCGACCAGCCCGGCCACACCCGGGCCTTCCCGGTCGGCGACGGCGACCCGTACCCGGGCGGCCCGGACGGCCCCCCGCAGGGGTACCCGCAGCCCTACCCGCCCGAGTACCGGCAGGACGGCTACGGCCCGCAGGGGTACGACCGGCAGGGCTACGGCCCCGAGTACGGGCAGGACAACGTCGCGGTCTACCGGGCCGGCGGCCAGTCGGCGCCGCGGGTGGCCGGGCCGCGCCCGCGCTGGCGCGAGCTGCTGACCGGCCTCTACCGCTCGCCCTCCGCCACCTTCGACCGGGCCCGCGACCACCAGGTCTGGCTGCCCGCGCTCTGCGTCTCGCTGCTGTACGGCGTGCTCGCCGTCCTCGGGCTCGGCCTGACCCGCAACGACGTGCTGGACTCCACCTTCACCGTCGCGCTGACCGCCCTCGCCGCCTCCGGGGTGGTCTTCACCCTCGCCGGCGGCATGCTGGGCGCCGTCACGTACGCGCTGGCCCGGCAGTTCGGCGGGGACGGCCCGTGGCGCTCCACGGTCGGCCTGGCCGTCCTGATCGGCTGGACCTCCGACGCGCCGCGGCTGCTGCTCGCGCTCTTCCTGCCGGCCGACAACCTGGTCGTCCAGGTGGTCGGCTGGCTCACCTGGCTGCTCTGCGCCGGTCTGCTGACCGCCATGGTGCGACGGATCCACGACCTGCCCTGGGGCAAGGCCGCCGGAGCCGCCTCGCTGCAGCTGCTGGCGCTGCTGGTGCTGATCAAGCTGCCGACCCTGGGCTGA
- a CDS encoding (Fe-S)-binding protein — translation MQLAAIVISLVTTVIGTALAARAAAYIYKVVKTGSPDATRTGNPVLRAKTVAVEFLGHTRMNQWGVVGVAHWFVAVGFFTLITTLVTAFGQLFDAEWTIPVIGLWLPFEIFTELVGTLTTLGIATLIVIRLLSLPGRAGRKSRFAGSIAWQAFYVEYTILGIGICIMVLRGLEGALAGVESYEAAYLISYPLVLAFKGLSHSTLENLIYLFAMLKICISFAWATTIGVNPSMGVAWHRFLAFFNIFFKREESGSVALGALRPMTSGGAPIDFEDPADDAVFGVSQVEHFSWKGILDFSTCTECGRCQSQCPAWNTGKPLSPKLLIMSLREHAFAKAPYLLAGGGKDAEGNEIATAEQLKDVPAAALAEAERPLIGTAEENGVIDPDVLWSCTSCGACVEQCPVDIEHIDHIVDMRRYQVMIESSFPTEAGTMLKNLENKGNPWGMATKARLDWVKELKKETGIEVPVIGEDIDPAEVEYLYWVGCAGALEDRAKKTTKAFAELLHTAGVKFAILGKEETCSGDSPRRLGNEFLFQMLGAQNVETLNAALEDAPAKRIVATCPHCFNTIANEYPQLGGHFEVIHHTQLLQHLIDEGKLLPVNPVEGLITYHDPCYLGRHNKVYSPPREIMDKVPGLRQQEMHRHKERGFCCGAGGARMWMEERIGKRINNERMDEALSLNPDIVSTACPFCLVMLSDSANGKKNEGAAKEHLKVVDVAQLLLESVKAAPTAEAAPETVDA, via the coding sequence ATGCAGCTAGCAGCGATCGTCATCTCGCTGGTCACCACTGTGATCGGCACCGCGCTCGCCGCCCGTGCGGCCGCGTACATCTACAAGGTGGTGAAGACCGGTTCGCCGGACGCCACCCGCACCGGCAACCCGGTGCTGAGGGCGAAGACGGTGGCCGTCGAGTTCCTCGGCCACACCCGGATGAACCAGTGGGGCGTCGTCGGCGTCGCGCACTGGTTCGTCGCGGTCGGCTTCTTCACCCTGATCACCACCCTGGTCACCGCCTTCGGGCAGCTCTTCGACGCCGAGTGGACGATCCCCGTGATCGGCCTCTGGCTGCCGTTCGAGATCTTCACCGAGCTGGTCGGCACCCTGACCACGCTGGGCATCGCGACCCTGATCGTGATCCGGCTGCTCAGCCTGCCCGGCCGGGCCGGCCGCAAGTCCCGCTTCGCCGGCTCGATCGCCTGGCAGGCCTTCTACGTCGAGTACACGATCCTCGGCATCGGCATCTGCATCATGGTGCTGCGCGGCCTGGAGGGCGCCCTGGCCGGCGTCGAGTCCTACGAGGCCGCGTACCTGATCTCGTACCCGCTGGTGCTGGCCTTCAAGGGCCTCTCGCACAGCACCCTGGAAAACCTGATCTACCTGTTCGCGATGCTGAAGATCTGCATCTCCTTCGCCTGGGCGACCACCATCGGCGTCAACCCGTCGATGGGCGTGGCCTGGCACCGCTTCCTCGCCTTCTTCAACATCTTCTTCAAGCGCGAGGAGAGCGGCTCCGTCGCCCTCGGCGCGCTGCGGCCGATGACCAGCGGCGGCGCCCCGATCGACTTCGAGGACCCGGCCGACGACGCCGTCTTCGGCGTCTCCCAGGTCGAGCACTTCTCCTGGAAGGGCATCCTCGACTTCTCCACCTGCACCGAGTGCGGCCGCTGCCAGTCCCAGTGCCCCGCCTGGAACACCGGCAAGCCGCTGTCGCCCAAGCTGCTGATCATGAGCCTGCGCGAGCACGCCTTCGCCAAGGCGCCCTACCTGCTGGCCGGCGGCGGCAAGGACGCCGAGGGCAACGAGATCGCCACCGCCGAGCAGCTCAAGGACGTCCCGGCGGCCGCGCTGGCCGAGGCCGAGCGCCCGCTGATCGGCACCGCCGAGGAGAACGGCGTCATCGACCCGGACGTGCTCTGGTCCTGCACCAGCTGCGGCGCCTGCGTCGAGCAGTGCCCGGTGGACATCGAGCACATCGACCACATCGTCGACATGCGCCGCTACCAGGTGATGATCGAGAGCTCCTTCCCGACCGAGGCCGGGACGATGCTCAAGAACCTGGAGAACAAGGGCAACCCGTGGGGCATGGCCACCAAGGCCCGTCTGGACTGGGTCAAGGAGCTCAAGAAGGAGACCGGCATCGAGGTGCCGGTGATCGGTGAGGACATCGACCCCGCCGAGGTCGAGTACCTCTACTGGGTCGGCTGCGCCGGCGCCCTGGAGGACCGCGCGAAGAAGACCACCAAGGCCTTCGCCGAGCTGCTGCACACCGCGGGCGTCAAGTTCGCGATCCTCGGCAAGGAGGAGACCTGCTCCGGCGACTCCCCGCGCCGCCTGGGCAACGAGTTCCTCTTCCAGATGCTCGGCGCGCAGAACGTCGAGACGCTGAACGCCGCGCTGGAGGACGCCCCGGCCAAGCGGATCGTCGCGACCTGCCCGCACTGCTTCAACACCATCGCCAACGAGTACCCGCAGCTGGGCGGCCACTTCGAGGTCATCCACCACACCCAGCTGCTGCAGCACCTGATCGACGAGGGCAAGCTGCTGCCGGTCAACCCGGTCGAGGGCCTGATCACCTACCACGACCCCTGCTACCTGGGCCGGCACAACAAGGTCTACAGCCCGCCGCGCGAGATCATGGACAAGGTCCCCGGCCTGCGCCAGCAGGAGATGCACCGCCACAAGGAGCGCGGCTTCTGCTGCGGCGCCGGCGGCGCGCGGATGTGGATGGAGGAGCGGATCGGCAAGCGCATCAACAACGAGCGGATGGACGAGGCGCTGTCGCTCAACCCCGACATCGTCTCCACCGCCTGCCCGTTCTGCCTGGTGATGCTCTCCGACTCGGCCAACGGCAAGAAGAACGAGGGCGCGGCCAAGGAGCACCTGAAGGTGGTCGACGTCGCCCAGCTGCTGCTGGAGTCCGTCAAGGCGGCGCCGACCGCCGAGGCGGCCCCCGAGACCGTCGACGCCTGA